A single window of Chitinophaga sp. XS-30 DNA harbors:
- the secE gene encoding preprotein translocase subunit SecE — MNKITNYFRESYHELVHKVSWPTWRELQSSTMVVLIATIIITLMVWGMDTLSHLVLTQYYKLFQ, encoded by the coding sequence ATGAACAAAATCACGAATTATTTCAGAGAATCCTATCACGAGCTGGTTCATAAAGTATCCTGGCCCACCTGGCGGGAGCTGCAATCATCTACGATGGTCGTTCTCATCGCCACCATTATCATCACATTGATGGTTTGGGGCATGGATACCCTGTCTCACCTGGTATTAACGCAATACTATAAACTGTTTCAATAA
- the rplK gene encoding 50S ribosomal protein L11 — translation MAKEIATYVKLQVKGGQANPAPPIGPALGSKGVNIMEFCKQFNARTQDKMGKVLPVLLTVYTDKSFDFVIKTPPAPVQLLEAAKVQGGSKEPNRNKVGKVTWEQVEAIAKDKMPDLNCFTVESAMRMVAGTARSMGITVDGKAPWEN, via the coding sequence ATGGCAAAAGAGATCGCAACGTACGTGAAATTGCAGGTGAAAGGCGGCCAAGCCAACCCTGCACCTCCGATTGGTCCCGCTTTGGGTTCCAAAGGTGTGAACATCATGGAGTTCTGCAAACAGTTCAATGCCCGTACCCAGGACAAGATGGGTAAGGTATTGCCTGTTTTGCTGACCGTTTACACTGACAAATCCTTTGACTTTGTAATTAAAACGCCTCCGGCTCCCGTACAGTTGCTGGAAGCAGCCAAAGTGCAAGGTGGTTCTAAAGAACCTAACCGCAACAAGGTGGGTAAAGTTACCTGGGAACAGGTTGAGGCTATTGCAAAAGACAAAATGCCCGACCTGAACTGCTTTACGGTAGAAAGCGCCATGAGAATGGTTGCCGGAACCGCCCGCAGCATGGGTATTACCGTAGATGGTAAAGCTCCCTGGGAAAACTAA
- the rplL gene encoding 50S ribosomal protein L7/L12 yields MADVKALAEQLVGLTVKEVQELADVLKNEYGIEPAAAAVVVAADGGGGAAAAEEKTAFNVILKAAGASKLNVVKIVKDLTGLGLKEAKELVDGAPKAIKEGVSKAEAEDLKAKLTEAGAEIEIQ; encoded by the coding sequence ATGGCAGACGTAAAAGCATTGGCTGAACAATTAGTAGGTCTTACAGTTAAAGAAGTTCAGGAACTCGCAGACGTACTGAAAAATGAATACGGTATCGAACCTGCTGCTGCTGCAGTTGTTGTAGCTGCTGACGGTGGTGGTGGTGCCGCTGCTGCTGAGGAAAAAACTGCATTTAACGTAATTCTGAAAGCTGCAGGCGCCAGCAAACTGAACGTAGTGAAAATAGTGAAAGACCTTACCGGTCTCGGTCTGAAAGAAGCCAAAGAACTGGTTGACGGTGCGCCGAAAGCCATTAAAGAAGGCGTAAGCAAGGCAGAGGCAGAAGATCTGAAAGCTAAGCTCACTGAAGCTGGTGCTGAAATAGAGATTCAGTAA
- the rpoB gene encoding DNA-directed RNA polymerase subunit beta: protein MSLKKAQTNERVNFGKIKQVAETPDLLAIQIQSFKDFFQLETTPDKRNNEGLFKVFKENFPITDTRNIFNLEFLDYFVDPPRYTIEECIERGLTYSVPLKAKLRLSCNDEEHVDFQTIVQDVFLGNIPYMTPRGTFVINGAERVVVSQLHRSPGVFFGQSVHPNGTKIYSARVIPFKGAWMEFATDINNVMYAYIDRKKKFPVTTLLRAIGYETDKDILELFGMADEVKADKKSLDKYAGKKLAARVLRSWVEDFVDEDTGEVVSIERNEIVLERDSILDEANIEMITDMGVKSVFVQKEEVSGDFAIIYNTLNKDTSNSELEAVQHIYRQLRGADAPDDETARGIIDKLFFSDKRYDLGDVGRYKINRKLGLPTPLDMKVLTKADIISIIKYLVQLTNGKAEIDDIDHLSNRRVRTVGEQLYAQFGVGLARMARTIRERMNVRDNEVFTPVDLINARTLSSVINSFFGTSQLSQFLDQTNPLSEITHKRRISALGPGGLSRERAGFEVRDVHYSHYGRLCTIETPEGPNIGLISTLCVHAMVNEMGFIETPYRKVKDGKVDMNKIEYLSAEEEDSVKIAQANAPLDDKGQFVNDKVKSRETGDFPILEPGEVEYMDVAPNQIVGLSASLIPFLEHDDANRALMGSNMQRQAVPLIAPQVPIVGTGLEGKAARDSRLQITANGKGVVEFVDANEIHVRYERDEMQKLVSFEDDLVIYQLTKFVKTNQSTCINLRPAVKKGQRVVDGDFLTEGYATRAGELALGRNLKVAFMPWKGYNFEDAIVISERVAKEDWFTSIHIDEYELEVRDTKLGEEELTPDIPNVSEEATKDLDQNGIIRIGAHIKEGDILIGKITPRGESDPSPEEKLLRAIFGDKASDAKDASLKAPPSTEGVVIDKKLFSRAKKDKNSKTREKAALEKLEKIHQKNEEDLMEVLMSKLLTLLKDKTSAGITNTYGEVLISKGSKFSNKNLANVDFQNVNPLGWTTDQDTNDQINTLLHNYNIKYNEELGRYKREKFNISIGDELPAGVLKLAKVYLASKRKLKVGDKMAGRHGNKGIVAKIVRDEDMPFLEDGTPVDIVLNPLGVPSRMNLGQIYETVLGWAGQKLGVRFATPIFDGASTEEIAAYIDEAKLPSFGHTYLSDGETGERFHQKATVGIIYMLKLSHMVDDKMHARSIGPYSLITQQPLGGKAQFGGQRFGEMEVWALEAYGASNILQELLTIKSDDIVGRAKAYESIVKGDNIPKAGVPESFNVLIHELRGLGLDLKFD, encoded by the coding sequence ATGTCTCTAAAAAAAGCCCAAACTAACGAAAGAGTAAATTTTGGAAAGATCAAACAAGTTGCTGAGACACCGGATCTGTTGGCTATCCAAATCCAATCTTTCAAGGATTTCTTCCAATTAGAAACCACACCAGACAAGCGAAACAACGAAGGCCTTTTTAAAGTATTCAAGGAGAACTTCCCGATTACGGATACCCGTAACATCTTTAATCTGGAATTCCTGGATTATTTCGTAGACCCTCCGCGTTATACCATCGAAGAGTGTATTGAGCGGGGGCTTACGTACTCCGTGCCGCTCAAGGCAAAACTCCGCCTGAGCTGTAACGATGAGGAGCACGTAGATTTCCAGACCATTGTACAGGATGTATTCCTCGGAAACATCCCTTATATGACCCCCAGAGGTACCTTCGTTATCAACGGCGCTGAACGTGTAGTTGTTTCACAGCTCCACCGTTCGCCTGGTGTGTTCTTTGGTCAATCTGTCCATCCCAACGGCACCAAGATCTACTCCGCAAGGGTGATCCCGTTCAAAGGCGCCTGGATGGAGTTTGCGACGGACATCAACAACGTGATGTACGCCTACATCGACCGTAAGAAGAAGTTCCCGGTTACCACCCTGTTACGTGCCATCGGCTACGAAACGGACAAGGACATCCTGGAACTGTTTGGCATGGCTGACGAAGTGAAAGCAGACAAGAAGTCCCTGGACAAATACGCCGGCAAAAAGCTGGCCGCCCGCGTTTTACGCAGCTGGGTGGAAGATTTCGTGGATGAGGATACCGGTGAGGTAGTGAGCATCGAAAGGAACGAGATCGTACTGGAGCGCGACAGCATCCTGGACGAAGCGAACATCGAGATGATCACCGATATGGGCGTGAAATCCGTATTTGTACAGAAAGAAGAGGTGAGCGGCGACTTTGCCATCATCTATAACACCCTCAACAAAGACACCTCCAACTCCGAGCTGGAAGCCGTTCAGCATATCTACCGCCAGTTGCGCGGTGCCGATGCGCCGGATGATGAAACAGCAAGGGGCATCATCGATAAACTGTTCTTCTCCGACAAGCGTTACGACCTCGGGGACGTGGGCCGCTACAAGATCAACCGTAAGCTCGGTCTGCCTACTCCGCTGGATATGAAGGTGCTGACCAAGGCGGACATTATCTCGATCATCAAATACCTGGTACAACTGACCAACGGTAAAGCGGAGATCGACGATATCGACCACCTGTCCAACCGTCGTGTACGTACCGTAGGAGAGCAGCTCTACGCCCAGTTCGGCGTAGGCCTCGCACGTATGGCCCGTACCATCCGTGAAAGAATGAACGTAAGGGATAACGAGGTATTCACACCGGTAGACCTGATCAATGCGAGGACCCTCTCTTCCGTGATCAACTCCTTCTTTGGTACCTCGCAGTTGTCACAGTTCCTTGACCAGACCAACCCGCTGTCCGAGATCACGCACAAACGCAGGATCTCCGCACTCGGGCCCGGTGGCCTGAGCCGTGAAAGGGCAGGCTTTGAGGTACGTGACGTACACTATTCCCACTACGGCCGTCTCTGTACGATCGAAACCCCGGAAGGACCGAACATCGGTCTGATCTCCACCCTGTGCGTTCACGCCATGGTGAATGAGATGGGCTTCATTGAAACACCTTACCGCAAAGTAAAAGACGGTAAAGTGGATATGAACAAGATCGAATACCTGAGCGCCGAAGAAGAAGATTCTGTAAAGATCGCACAGGCAAACGCTCCTTTGGATGATAAAGGACAGTTTGTGAACGATAAAGTGAAATCCCGCGAAACCGGTGATTTCCCCATCCTGGAACCGGGAGAGGTGGAGTATATGGACGTAGCCCCGAACCAGATCGTGGGTCTGAGCGCCTCCCTGATCCCCTTCCTGGAGCATGATGACGCCAACCGTGCGTTGATGGGATCGAACATGCAACGTCAGGCCGTTCCCCTGATCGCACCGCAGGTGCCGATCGTAGGTACCGGTCTGGAAGGAAAGGCTGCACGGGACTCCCGCCTGCAGATCACCGCAAACGGAAAAGGTGTGGTGGAGTTTGTTGATGCAAACGAGATCCACGTCCGCTACGAGCGTGATGAAATGCAGAAACTGGTGAGCTTCGAGGATGACCTGGTGATCTACCAGCTGACCAAATTCGTCAAGACCAACCAGAGCACCTGTATCAACCTGCGCCCCGCCGTGAAGAAAGGGCAAAGGGTAGTAGACGGGGACTTCCTCACCGAAGGTTATGCTACCCGCGCCGGGGAACTGGCACTGGGCCGCAACCTGAAAGTGGCGTTCATGCCCTGGAAAGGTTACAACTTCGAGGATGCCATCGTGATCTCCGAACGTGTAGCCAAGGAAGACTGGTTCACCTCCATTCATATTGATGAATACGAACTTGAAGTACGCGATACCAAACTGGGTGAGGAAGAACTGACCCCGGATATCCCCAACGTGAGCGAAGAAGCCACGAAGGACCTGGATCAGAACGGTATCATCCGTATCGGCGCACATATCAAGGAAGGCGATATCCTGATCGGCAAGATCACCCCCCGCGGTGAATCCGATCCTTCTCCGGAAGAAAAGCTCCTCAGAGCGATCTTCGGGGATAAAGCCTCCGATGCGAAAGACGCTTCCCTGAAAGCCCCCCCCTCTACCGAAGGTGTGGTGATCGACAAGAAGCTGTTCTCCCGTGCGAAGAAAGACAAGAATTCCAAGACCCGCGAAAAAGCGGCCCTGGAAAAACTGGAAAAAATACACCAGAAGAATGAGGAAGACCTGATGGAAGTGCTGATGAGCAAGCTGTTGACATTGCTGAAGGACAAAACCTCCGCCGGCATTACCAACACTTACGGTGAAGTGCTGATCTCCAAAGGCTCCAAGTTCTCCAACAAGAACCTGGCGAATGTGGACTTCCAGAATGTGAACCCGCTGGGCTGGACGACCGACCAGGATACCAACGACCAGATCAATACCCTGCTCCACAACTACAATATCAAGTACAACGAGGAGCTGGGCCGCTACAAACGCGAGAAGTTCAATATCTCCATCGGGGACGAACTGCCCGCAGGCGTGCTGAAACTGGCGAAAGTGTACCTGGCCAGCAAACGTAAGCTGAAAGTAGGGGACAAGATGGCAGGCCGTCACGGTAACAAGGGTATTGTTGCCAAGATCGTACGTGACGAGGACATGCCGTTCCTGGAAGACGGAACACCGGTAGATATCGTACTGAACCCGCTGGGCGTACCTTCCCGTATGAACCTCGGACAGATCTACGAAACCGTGCTCGGTTGGGCCGGCCAGAAACTGGGTGTAAGATTTGCCACACCGATCTTCGATGGTGCCAGCACCGAAGAGATCGCAGCATATATCGATGAAGCCAAGCTGCCAAGCTTCGGCCACACTTACCTGAGCGATGGTGAAACCGGTGAACGTTTCCACCAGAAAGCAACGGTAGGGATCATCTACATGCTGAAACTCAGCCACATGGTGGATGACAAGATGCACGCCCGTTCTATCGGACCATACTCTCTCATCACGCAACAGCCGCTGGGTGGTAAAGCCCAGTTCGGTGGCCAGCGTTTTGGTGAGATGGAGGTATGGGCACTCGAAGCATACGGTGCATCCAACATCCTGCAGGAACTGCTGACCATCAAGTCCGATGACATCGTCGGCCGTGCAAAAGCATACGAATCCATCGTGAAAGGAGACAACATCCCGAAAGCCGGTGTGCCTGAATCCTTCAATGTATTGATCCATGAGCTTCGCGGTCTTGGTCTGGACCTGAAATTCGATTAA
- a CDS encoding DUF1579 domain-containing protein, with protein MKHTLFFLISILCSSTAVLAQDEAAEKAWMDYMTPGSMHKMLALGDGEWKSEMKFWMAPGAPPSTQSGTCTNKMILGGRYQESRHVSSFAGQPFEGISTLGYDNAKKVFQSTWVDNMGSGIMFLEGKWDDATRSITFTGKTTDPVSGKEQLVREVFKWVDDNTQFMEMYMMTDGTEFKSMEMTLTRK; from the coding sequence ATGAAACATACATTGTTCTTTTTGATCTCCATTCTTTGCTCATCCACCGCTGTATTGGCGCAGGACGAGGCGGCGGAAAAAGCCTGGATGGATTACATGACACCCGGCTCCATGCATAAAATGCTGGCTTTGGGCGACGGGGAATGGAAATCTGAAATGAAGTTCTGGATGGCGCCCGGCGCTCCACCCAGCACTCAATCCGGCACCTGTACCAACAAAATGATCCTCGGCGGCCGCTATCAGGAATCCCGGCATGTCAGCAGCTTTGCGGGACAGCCTTTTGAGGGCATCAGCACACTCGGTTATGATAACGCGAAGAAGGTGTTCCAGAGCACCTGGGTGGACAATATGGGTTCCGGTATCATGTTCCTGGAAGGGAAATGGGATGATGCCACCCGGTCCATTACCTTCACCGGCAAAACAACCGATCCGGTTTCCGGCAAGGAACAACTGGTCAGGGAGGTGTTTAAATGGGTAGATGATAATACCCAGTTCATGGAAATGTATATGATGACGGATGGAACAGAATTCAAATCCATGGAGATGACACTCACCCGCAAATAA
- the rplA gene encoding 50S ribosomal protein L1: MATKNRKVADVKVDKNKSYSLKEASTLVKDINCTKFDSSVDLHIRLGVDPKKADQAIRGSVTLPHGTGKTKKVLVLCTPDKEAAAKEAGADHVGLDEFIQKIESGWTDIDVIIATPAVMPKIGKLGKILGPRNLMPNPKTGTVTNDVAAAVNEVKGGKITFKVDKAGIIHASIGRISFAPEKIEQNSQELINAIIKLKPSTAKGIYLRGLSMASTMSPGIVIDTKSVQN; this comes from the coding sequence ATGGCAACTAAGAATAGAAAGGTGGCTGACGTTAAGGTGGACAAAAACAAATCTTACAGCCTGAAAGAGGCTTCCACCCTCGTTAAAGACATTAACTGCACTAAATTCGACTCTTCCGTCGATTTACATATCCGCTTGGGCGTTGATCCCAAGAAGGCTGACCAGGCTATCCGTGGATCTGTAACGCTTCCCCACGGAACCGGCAAGACCAAGAAAGTGCTGGTGCTTTGCACGCCCGATAAAGAGGCCGCTGCGAAAGAAGCCGGTGCTGACCATGTAGGGCTGGATGAATTTATCCAGAAGATCGAAAGCGGCTGGACGGATATCGATGTGATCATCGCTACACCGGCCGTAATGCCGAAGATCGGTAAACTGGGCAAGATCCTTGGTCCCCGTAACCTGATGCCTAACCCGAAGACCGGTACTGTTACCAATGATGTAGCAGCAGCGGTGAATGAGGTAAAAGGCGGCAAGATCACCTTTAAAGTAGATAAAGCTGGTATCATCCATGCGTCTATCGGCCGTATTTCTTTCGCTCCTGAAAAGATCGAACAGAATTCACAGGAACTGATCAACGCGATCATCAAGCTGAAACCTTCTACCGCAAAAGGTATTTACCTGAGAGGTTTGTCTATGGCCAGCACAATGAGCCCGGGCATTGTAATTGACACTAAATCTGTTCAAAACTAA
- the nusG gene encoding transcription termination/antitermination protein NusG, with protein MEEIHKEEAQAPAQETKWYVLRVVSGKEKKVKEYLDIEVRRSDWGNVITQIFLPVEKVYKVQAGKKVMREKNFYPGYVMIEAIDGKMTDEVIQSIRQVSGVIHFLGKEKPIALRKSEVNKMLGKVDEISDQGLTMSEPYIIGETIKIIDGPFNDFNGVIEEVLEDKKKLKVTVKIFGRATPVELNFMQVEKIS; from the coding sequence ATGGAGGAAATCCACAAGGAAGAAGCCCAGGCTCCCGCCCAGGAAACGAAATGGTACGTACTGCGGGTAGTGAGCGGCAAAGAGAAGAAAGTAAAGGAATACCTGGATATTGAAGTCCGCCGCAGTGACTGGGGCAATGTCATTACCCAGATTTTCCTGCCGGTGGAGAAGGTATATAAAGTGCAGGCCGGTAAAAAAGTGATGCGCGAAAAGAACTTCTATCCCGGTTACGTGATGATCGAAGCCATCGACGGTAAAATGACCGATGAAGTGATCCAGTCCATCCGCCAGGTTTCCGGTGTGATCCACTTCCTCGGAAAGGAAAAGCCCATCGCGCTCCGCAAGTCCGAAGTCAATAAAATGCTTGGTAAAGTGGACGAGATATCCGATCAGGGCCTCACCATGAGCGAACCGTATATCATTGGCGAAACCATCAAGATCATCGATGGACCGTTCAACGACTTTAACGGTGTGATCGAAGAAGTGCTGGAAGACAAGAAGAAACTGAAAGTGACCGTGAAGATCTTCGGCCGCGCCACCCCGGTAGAGCTGAACTTCATGCAGGTAGAAAAGATCAGCTAA
- a CDS encoding peptidoglycan DD-metalloendopeptidase family protein, with protein sequence MRQLLFQTGAVWLLLGFLAGCKTPVSGVFGKRTPHEAYTARLSAAGLDGTTLGRHWLEAASRSLSQPSVVTAPYSENGYFAADRPGAVGLRFPARRGEKLQISLETVPSAGFTIYMDLWRVDGNTSELKLLAAADTSSRSLEYEADGNHSLLLRIQPELLESGEYTLSIRTGPSLAYPIRAPGKNHIQSYWGASRDAGARRHEGIDLFAKFRTPVVAAADGTVTNVGESNLGGKTVWLRPAGKSFVLYYAHLDEQLVQQGQRVKAGDTLGLMGNTGNARTTPPHLHFGIYMQGGAVDPLAFVNPVIKDPPAIRAPEGLAGKTVRILSAKAGIYPAPKTDTTSISLSRYTPLRVEAATGNWLRVQLPDRQTGYISSTAVTELDKPVRNRRLTAASPLWEIPDTLSARKAILSAGETVAVLGAYDDYYLVRYNGGEEGWIR encoded by the coding sequence ATGAGACAGCTACTTTTTCAGACAGGAGCGGTATGGCTGCTGCTAGGTTTCCTCGCCGGCTGTAAAACGCCCGTTTCCGGCGTTTTCGGAAAGCGCACACCGCACGAGGCATACACGGCGCGGCTCAGCGCAGCGGGGCTGGACGGGACCACCCTGGGCCGTCACTGGCTGGAGGCCGCCAGCCGAAGCCTGAGCCAGCCCTCCGTGGTGACGGCGCCCTACAGTGAGAACGGCTATTTCGCCGCCGACCGTCCCGGAGCTGTCGGCCTGCGTTTTCCGGCCAGAAGAGGGGAGAAACTGCAGATAAGCCTGGAAACCGTGCCTTCGGCCGGTTTCACCATTTATATGGACCTCTGGCGGGTGGATGGCAATACGAGTGAACTGAAGCTGCTGGCTGCTGCAGATACCTCTTCCCGCAGCCTTGAATACGAGGCCGATGGCAATCATTCCCTGTTGCTGCGCATTCAGCCGGAGTTGCTGGAAAGCGGGGAATATACGCTCAGCATCCGCACGGGCCCGTCACTGGCCTACCCGATCCGTGCGCCGGGGAAGAATCATATCCAGAGTTATTGGGGCGCTTCGCGCGATGCGGGTGCGCGCAGGCATGAGGGGATCGACCTTTTTGCGAAGTTCCGCACGCCGGTGGTGGCCGCAGCCGATGGAACCGTGACCAATGTCGGAGAAAGCAACCTGGGCGGGAAAACCGTTTGGTTGCGCCCGGCGGGGAAATCATTTGTCCTCTATTATGCGCATCTTGATGAACAACTGGTACAACAGGGGCAGCGGGTAAAGGCCGGGGATACGCTGGGCCTGATGGGCAATACCGGGAATGCCCGGACTACGCCCCCGCATCTGCACTTCGGTATTTATATGCAGGGCGGGGCGGTAGACCCGCTGGCTTTTGTGAACCCTGTGATAAAGGACCCTCCGGCTATCAGGGCCCCGGAAGGCCTTGCCGGGAAGACCGTGCGCATCCTGTCCGCAAAAGCGGGGATATACCCTGCCCCAAAAACAGATACAACGTCCATTTCCTTGTCCAGATACACGCCTTTAAGGGTAGAAGCCGCCACAGGGAACTGGTTGAGGGTACAGCTGCCGGACAGGCAAACCGGCTATATCAGCAGCACGGCGGTAACGGAACTGGACAAGCCGGTGCGCAACCGGAGGCTGACTGCAGCATCACCGCTGTGGGAAATACCGGACACCCTGTCCGCCCGGAAGGCCATATTATCTGCCGGGGAAACAGTGGCGGTGCTGGGAGCGTATGATGACTACTACCTTGTACGTTACAACGGCGGGGAAGAAGGCTGGATCCGGTGA
- the rplJ gene encoding 50S ribosomal protein L10 yields the protein MNKEQKNEVIELLKGKFSQYSNFYITNTESLSVAQVNHLRRVCFDKNVEMKVAKNTLIKKALESLDNEKYAGVYEALNGVTALMFSDSPKEPALIISTFRKENAKLEKPVLKAAFVADEVYLGDNQLANLVKIKTKNELIGEVIGLLQSPAKRVIAALLEKANKEGGEVAEAPAAE from the coding sequence ATGAACAAAGAGCAAAAAAATGAGGTAATTGAACTGCTGAAAGGCAAGTTCTCTCAATACAGCAACTTCTACATCACCAATACAGAGTCTCTGTCGGTAGCGCAGGTGAACCACCTCAGAAGGGTGTGTTTCGACAAGAATGTGGAAATGAAGGTGGCCAAGAACACCCTCATCAAAAAGGCGCTTGAAAGCCTGGACAACGAGAAATATGCAGGCGTGTACGAAGCCCTCAATGGTGTAACGGCCCTGATGTTCTCTGACAGCCCGAAAGAGCCTGCATTGATCATCTCAACTTTCCGCAAGGAAAATGCAAAACTGGAAAAACCCGTACTGAAGGCGGCATTTGTTGCTGATGAAGTGTACCTGGGCGATAACCAGCTGGCTAACCTGGTGAAGATCAAGACCAAGAACGAGCTTATCGGCGAAGTTATCGGTCTGCTGCAATCTCCCGCAAAACGCGTTATTGCTGCTTTACTGGAAAAGGCGAACAAAGAAGGTGGCGAAGTTGCAGAAGCTCCTGCAGCCGAGTAA
- a CDS encoding lactonase family protein: MMATALPDSLTAQQPADSLVTYLLTGTYTDTGSEGIYVYRFDPATGELVHISTASGLENPSFLVVAPDRKHVYAVSESGENGRAYAFSFDPATGLLSLLNEQPSGGAGPCYINIDSASKNVLVGNYGGGSLSVLPVKEDGSLAAPVQTIQHTGSSIVESRQQEPHIHAAVFSPDGCQLFVTDLGIDKIVVYNYNYENAFQPLMPGTPPAVGIRPGGGPRHFVFHPNGQYAYVVHEISGHITCFDYATGKLVPFQLVASTPASYKGNNASGADIHISPDGKFLYMSNRGDLNNLAIFRIDARSGKLSLVGHQSTKGKSPRNFMIDPSGSYLLVANQDSNNIVVFKRNKTTGRLTATGHEVSVPKPVCLKMVEWEPDHRIQPSSPPL, encoded by the coding sequence ATGATGGCAACCGCTCTCCCTGACAGCCTTACAGCGCAACAACCTGCTGATTCCCTCGTCACTTACCTGCTTACCGGCACTTATACGGACACCGGCAGTGAAGGCATCTATGTCTACAGATTCGATCCCGCCACCGGCGAACTCGTTCACATCAGCACCGCTTCCGGGCTGGAGAACCCATCATTCCTGGTGGTTGCGCCGGATCGCAAACATGTATATGCGGTGAGCGAATCCGGCGAGAACGGCAGAGCCTATGCCTTCAGTTTTGATCCGGCTACCGGCCTGCTGTCCCTCCTCAATGAACAGCCTTCCGGAGGGGCAGGGCCCTGCTATATCAATATCGACAGCGCCTCCAAAAACGTACTCGTGGGCAATTATGGCGGCGGCAGCCTGTCCGTGCTGCCTGTAAAGGAAGATGGCAGCCTCGCCGCTCCGGTGCAGACCATACAGCATACCGGCTCCAGCATCGTGGAGTCCCGCCAGCAGGAGCCGCACATTCATGCCGCGGTCTTCTCTCCTGACGGCTGTCAGCTGTTTGTAACGGATCTGGGGATCGACAAGATCGTAGTATATAATTACAACTATGAGAATGCGTTCCAGCCGCTCATGCCCGGCACCCCTCCTGCTGTGGGCATACGCCCCGGAGGGGGCCCGCGCCATTTCGTCTTCCATCCCAACGGCCAGTATGCCTACGTGGTACATGAGATCAGCGGGCATATCACCTGTTTCGATTACGCTACGGGCAAACTCGTTCCTTTCCAGCTGGTAGCTTCCACTCCGGCCTCCTATAAAGGCAACAACGCCAGCGGGGCGGATATCCATATTTCGCCGGACGGCAAATTCCTCTATATGAGCAACCGTGGCGATCTGAATAACCTTGCCATCTTCCGGATCGATGCCCGTAGCGGGAAACTGAGCCTGGTCGGCCATCAGTCCACCAAAGGGAAATCCCCGCGAAACTTCATGATCGACCCCTCGGGCAGTTATCTGCTGGTAGCGAACCAGGACAGCAACAATATCGTGGTCTTCAAACGGAATAAGACCACGGGCCGGCTTACAGCCACGGGCCACGAGGTCAGCGTACCCAAACCGGTTTGCCTGAAGATGGTGGAGTGGGAACCGGATCACCGGATCCAGCCTTCTTCCCCGCCGTTGTAA